The following coding sequences lie in one Metopolophium dirhodum isolate CAU chromosome 5, ASM1992520v1, whole genome shotgun sequence genomic window:
- the LOC132944772 gene encoding uncharacterized protein LOC132944772: MSVIIRLQNLPWAANAADIRQYFQGLSIPEGGVHIVGGEKGDVFISFSTDEDARQAMLSDGGCIKDVQIRLLLSSRNEMQKVIDTARQQTLYNAYMQQNLMQQPQIPIVGTLPPLTAKVLPQPQQQVRPDRLGPQMLRRPPIMDNMSVLMPQDKQQQQQMQQQLLSPKSLESRDRDDKSHKRGDRSRSKSRERRSKSSRSGGSRRDRSRSRDRRRRDRSRGRDRSRDRYRGGDGRSSSSRGSGGKSQRSRSPTANKAMDGTPGKSVGDQQPQINPWSCQYENLQPQQAAMAVVENHQPVTMMNNIIPGGLGGFTQFRTPPQPPIIPVILPPNSFHQQQQQQQQQQQQPPPLMNRWGSSGGNRPHQQQQQQPYVPDNDFRAGAYVAGSSGGGGVSDDEDDRQTEFDNNFQGRFNENAAPTMRRGPPGQDFREQQRFGPSRGGPSRFHKPQQAVPPVVGQHNQGGGGGQRPFNEFGNGGSGPRFNHQHQQHQQQQQQQPPRYGGHNIPDNGGRGRQSRFSSINENGKPSRFNQVPQQQQHQDNEDGRSAEFDESCKRMAPRYNDRYRYDVRNAQVPHSEGLCVEVNNMSNPFSYGDIRKLFEGIHIDGSAIKIQKHRQGVAFVRFDSNNNKNLAMKVNGTAYKGNHVVVKHLDDKAYERDNTDDRPYPTPTATLNIVDHVDLVDDDDDEDVAGDQPTVSVDKKKPNKSKTDGDEGSDNDDNDLIVCEISTNKDGVSVEDGDDEQRKESPTKYLKLKQLPVTVTEEDVMNEFDGGTDVRRVTFYPDGEFMGATLEFTSTEAAESALKRYDCVLLGSTPVPVQRCTYKEYAQIKRKSGDGGRRFSSDNTSSSGRHHHHSSHHHHHHSSSSSHHQQTHAPAAASSSSSPVQVAPPPPNVSGAAPVVRSNCLYVYGLPTTVTNTDITQFFSDSVLPDKIHIMLSKFGRPTGESYCEFGTAQQASAAIVKNQTFMGQNLVCVEPINRSLMIQAITKPMQQHCNNHHQDMSWGGGGNRQQQHHQRPPPHSQQYGGPYGGGGGGRPQQQQQQQFNMNNGGGRGGGGGGYTPRIRGPGPGPNTGPDGFGQPGCVVALDNVPYRADVQQIVDFFEGFELHSQNVIRRFNDFGKPTGEARVNLRNPQDAARAVRVLQNKPIFNRPVRLTLL; encoded by the exons ATGAGTGTAATAATTAGATTGCAAAATTTGCCTTGGGCTGCCAACGCCGCGGATATCAGACAGTATTTTCAAGGATTGTCGATACCCGAAGGTGGAGTTCATATCGTCGGTGGTGAAAAAGGCGACGTCTTCATCTCATTCAG tACCGACGAAGACGCTAGACAGGCTATGCTTTCGGATGGCGGATGCATCAAAGACGTGCAGATCAGACTGCTGTTGAGCTCGCGTAATGAAATGCAAAAAGTCATCGATACCGCGAGACAACAAACCTTATACAACGCTTACATGCAGCAAAATTTGATGCAGCAGCCACAGATCCCCATAGTTGGGACGTTGCCACCGTTGACTGCTaag GTCTTACCGCAGCCACAACAACAGGTCAGACCCGACCGACTAGGTCCACAGATGTTACGTAGACCACCTATAATGGACAACATGTCGGTACTTATGCCCCAAGAcaaacagcaacagcaacagatGCAGCAACAGCTTTTGTCTCCGAAATCGTTGGAGAGCAGAGATCGCGACGACAAAAGTCACAAACGTGGTGACCGGTCTCGATCGAAATCCCGGGAGCGGCGGTCAAAGTCGTCTCGCAGTGGAGGCAGTAGACGGGACAGGTCGAGGTCTAGAGACCGGCGGCGGCGGGACAGGAGCCGAGGAAGAGACAGGTCCAGGGACAGGTATCGCGGTGGAGATGGCAGGAGCTCGTCGAGCCGCGGAAGCGGAGGCAAATCGCAAAGGTCACGGTCGCCGACTGCCAACAAAGCGATGGACGGCACGCCGGGCAAGTCGGTCGGTGATCAACAGCCTCAAATCAATCCTTGGTCCTGTCAATATGAAAACTTGCAGCCACAGCAGGCGGCTATGGCAGTTGTAGAAAACCATCAGCCAGTAACGATGATGAACAACATCATACCCGGTGGCCTTGGCGGATTCACTCAATTCAGGACGCCCCCCCAGCCACCCATCATCCCCGTCATACTTCCTCCGAATTCTTTTcatcaacaacaacagcagcagcaacagcaacaacaacaacctcCTCCGCTGATGAATAGATGGGGGTCGAGTGGTGGAAACCGCCCAcatcagcagcagcaacaacagccGTACGTTCCCGACAACGATTTTCGCGCAGGCGCATACGTTGCCGGAAgcagtggtggtggtggtgttaGCGATGACGAGGACGATCGACAAACAGAGTTCGACAACAATTTCCAAGGAAGGTTCAATGAAAACGCCGCCCCAACTATGAGGAGAGGGCCGCCCGGACAAGATTTCCGCGAGCAACAAAGGTTCGGGCCTTCCCGGGGAGGTCCTTCTAGATTTCATAAACCGCAACAGGCCGTGCCACCTGTTGTGGGTCAACACAACCAAGGTGGTGGGGGAGGTCAGCGACCGTTCAACGAGTTCGGTAATGGCGGCAGTGGTCCCAGGTTCAACCATCAGCATCAGCAGcatcagcagcagcagcagcaacagccaCCTAGATATGGCGGTCACAACATCCCCGACAATGGGGGCAGAGGCAGACAATCCAGGTTCAGCTCAATCAACGAAAACGGCAAGCCTTCTAGGTTCAATCAAGTAccacagcagcagcagcaccaGGACAATGAGGACGGGCGGTCTGCCGAATTTGATGAGTCCTGTAAGAGGATGGCGCCCAGATACAACGACCGGTACAGGTATGACGTTCGGAACGCGCAGGTCCCTCACTCCGAGGGCTTGTGTGTGGAGGTAAACAACATGTCCAACCCGTTCTCGTATGGCGACATCCGCAAACTGTTCGAAGGCATCCACATCGACGGGTCGGCGATCAAGATCCAAAAGCACCGGCAGGGCGTGGCGTTCGTCCGGTTcgacagcaacaacaacaagaaTTTGGCCATGAAAGTCAACGGGACCGCTTACAAAGGCAACCATGTAGTAGTCAAACACCTGGATGACAAGGCATACGAGCGGGACAACACGGACGATCGGCCGTATCCGACACCGACGGCGACACTGAACATCGTTGATCACGTGGATTTGgtggacgacgacgatgacgaagaTGTCGCAGGTGACCAACCCACGGTGTCGGTTGACAAAAAGAAACCAAACAAGTCTAAAACCGATGGTGATGAAGGAAGCGACAACGACGACAACGATCTGATAGTGTGCGAGATAAGCACGAACAAGGACGGTGTGTCAGTcgaagacggcgacgacgaacAACGGAAGGAATCACCGACGAAATATCTGAAACTCAAACAGCTTCCGGTCACGGTGACCGAGGAAGACGTAATGAACGAGTTCGACGGTGGCACCGACGTGCGCCGCGTGACTTTTTATCCGGACGGTGAGTTCATGGGTGCCACGCTGGAGTTCACTAGCACGGAAGCGGCTGAATCGGCGCTCAAGCGGTACGACTGCGTCTTGTTGGGCTCGACGCCGGTGCCCGTGCAGCGGTGCACCTACAAAGAGTACGCGCAGATCAAGCGGAAATCTGGCGACGGCGGCAGACGCTTTTCAAGCGACAACACCAGCAGCAGCGGCCGTCACCACCACCACAGCAgccaccatcaccaccaccacagCAGCAGTAGCAGTCACCACCAACAGACACATGCACCGGCGGCTGCGTCGTCGTCTTCTTCGCCCGTGCAGGTGGCCCCACCGCCTCCGAACGTGTCGGGCGCCGCGCCGGTCGTCCGCTCCAACTGCCTGTACGTGTACGGCCTGCCAACGACCGTCACCAACACGGACATCACTCAGTTCTTCTCCGACTCCGTGCTGCCCGACAAGATACACATCATGCTCAGCAAATTCGGCCGTCCCACCGGCGAGTCGTACTGCGAGTTCGGCACCGCGCAACAGGCGAGCGCCGCCATCGTCAAAAACCAGACCTTCATGGGGCAGAACCTCGTGTGCGTCGAGCCCATCAACCGTTCACTGATGATCCAGGCCATCACCAAACCGATGCAGCAGCACTGCAACAACCATCACCAGGACATGTCTTGGGGCGGTGGCGGCAACAGGCAGCAACAGCACCACCAGAGGCCGCCACCCCATTCTCAGCAGTACGGCGGACCgtacggcggcggtggcggaggTCGAccgcagcaacagcagcagcagcagtttAACATGAACAACGGAGGaggccgcggcggcggcggcggcggttacACGCCCAGGATACGCGGACCTGGGCCTGGGCCGAACACCGGGCCCGACGGGTTCGGACAGCCCGGATGCGTGGTGGCCCTGGACAACGTGCCGTACCGGGCCGACGTCCAGCAGATCGTGGATTTCTTCGAAGGTTTCGAACTGCACAGCCAGAACGTGATCCGGCGGTTCAACGATTTCGGCAAGCCGACCGGCGAGGCGCGCGTCAACCTCAGGAACCCGCAGGACGCCGCACGGGCCGTCCGGGTGCTGCAGAACAAGCCCATTTTCAACAGGCCGGTGCGACTCACGCTCCTGTAA